The Streptomyces sp. NBC_00483 genome contains the following window.
TCGAGCAGGGCGCCGAGCACCGCGGGGTCGACCTGCCCCGGATCGGGCCCGACGAGGTCGACGGGGTGGCCGCGGCCCGCGCCGAGCGGGCGCAGTGGTTCCTCGATCGGGCGATGCTGCATCACACAACTCCCTTCGGCCCAGGCCGAGTTGGACCGTCAGGGCCGTCCACCCGCGCCCACCCTGGCCATGATCTCGCAGAGCGCGCGGTCGTCGAAGATCCGCGCCGTCGGGACGCGCACGGTGGTCCTGCGCCGCCCGGTGACCGGGTGTCCGGCGAGGTTCATCCAGTAGCAGCAGTGCCGCAGGTCGAGCCGGTCGTGGGCGGCCCGCAGCCAGTCGTCCTGGGAGCGCGGCACGAGCATCACGACGAGGATCTTGTGCACCGAGACCGGGGTGCGGGCGAGCTTCTCCAGGTGCGCGTTGTCGAGCGTGAAGGCGAAGGAGGGACCCGGCGGATCGGGCGCGACCTGGTACGTCGCCTTGAGCTGCACCTTGATGGTGACCTCGTCGTCGATCGCATGCCCCGGCGAGCTGTGGCTGACGTGCCAGTCGATGCCGTTGTCCGGAAAGGGCTGCGAGAGCGAGCACCCCGCGGCGGCGGCCACGGCATGCAGATAGCCCACCTGCAGGGTCTCCATGCAGGCGGTGGTGGCGAGTGTGCCGCGCGGCGGTGCGATCCGCTCGGGCAGCAGCCCGCCTCGTTCGGGCCGCGCGAGCGCCATGGGCCGACTGACCTTCCGGGAATGCGGGTTCACGCCGATGGCACCCCGCTGAACTGCCATGACTCGTACCTGTGTTGTCACCGCTCGGCGTACGACGCAAACAGCGCGGGTATCACCGCTTGGGGCAGGGACCACACGTCGACGGGACGTCATCTGCCGCGCGGGAACCAGGAGTTGAGAGATCATGACGTGCTGGTACGAGGGTCCACTGGCCGCCTTCGACACCGAGACGACCGGCGTGGACGTGGAGAACGATCGCATTGTGTCCGCCGCGATCGTGGTGCAGGACGCGGCGGGAACGCGCCCACGGGTATCACGCTGGTTGGTGAACCCCGGGGTGCCGGTGCCGCCGGGTGCCACCGAGGTGCACGGGCTTACCGACGAGCATCTGCAGCTCAACGGGCGCTGGCCGGCGCCCGTGATGGAGGAGGTCGGGCGGGCACTCGCCGAGCAGGCCGCGGCGGGCCGCCCGCTGGTCGTGATGAACGCCCCGTTCGATCTGACGCTGCTGGACCGCGAGTTGAAGCGGCACCGGGCCTCGTCGCTCTCCCTCTACTTGGCGACCGCGTCCCTGTGCGTGATCGACCCGCGCGTCCTGGACAAGCACCTGGACCGCTACCGCAAGGGCCGTCGCACGCTGACGGATCTGTGCGCGCACTACGAGGTGGAGCTGGCGGACGCGCACGACGCGGCGGCGGACGCGCAGGCGTCCCTCGACCTGGTGCGGGAGGTGGGCCGCAGGTTCGCGTCCCGCCTGGAGCGCCTCTCCCCCGCCGAGTTGCACACCCTGCAGGCGGTCTGGCACGCGGCACAGGCCCGCGGCCTGCAGGCCTGGTTCGCCCGCAGCGGCAACCCGGAGACGGTGGACCCGGCGTGGCCGCTGCGCCCGGAACTTCCGGCGGCAGCCTGATCGTTCCCCCGTCGGGGCCCCGAACGCAGAAACGACACCTCGCCCACCGGTACCGTACGGCACAACGAAAACCGGCACAACGAAAAACCGGCCCGCCTGTACGGCGGACCGGTCATTCTCCGGGTGGGCGATACTGGGTTCGAACCAGTGACCTCTTCGGTGTGAACGAAGCGCTCTCCCACTGAGCTAATCGCCCGGGAACGCGTTGAACAATACAGGTCGCGGCGCCCTGTGTTCAAACCGGTTGCAGATGGGCGGCAAGCCCCCTCCGCCCGCCGCGCATCATCCACGCGTGGTTGGCCAGGAACACCGGACGGCCGGGCAGCGCGAACCGGCGCATCAGCGGCTTGCTCACCTCGACCTCCTGGTCGTAGACGGCACGGGTGCCGCCGCCGGGCAGCGGCGTCAGCGTCCAGCGCGCCCAGCCCTCCAGGTCCCCGGTCATCGCGATCTGCAGGGTCCCCGCGGCCGGGTCACGACGCGCCTCGCGCGCCGTGACGTGCAGCTCGTAGGGAAGAAAGGACCGGAAGACGGCGACGCCGCTGGTCGCGCTCCCGTCCAGCGGTGTCACCGAGCGGACCTGGGGCCACCACCGCGGATACTCCTCGGCCCGCTCGAGCACCGCGTACACGGCGCCCGGCGGGGCGGGCAGTTCCCACACACTGCGAAAGCGGTAATGGGTCCAGTCGCGACGGCTGCGGTCCATGCCCCGATTCTGCCGGGATCAGGGCATCTTGTCCCCGACAAGCGCCAGGTTCTCGATGGCGGCGAGCCCGTACAGGGCCGTGTCGTTGGTGTAGACCCAGTTCGCCTCGGTGCCTGCGACGAGCGTGACGGGCCCGTCGACCTTCTCGGTCTTCCAGGGCGACGCCTCGGTGTAGCCGTCGCTCTTGAAGAACTTCTCCCAGGCGCGCTTGGCCAGCTTGTCGTCGCCGGTGCGCACGGCGGCGTAGGCGTCGAGCCGGGAGTGGCCCTGGAAGAGGATGAGCGAGCCGAAGTCCGAGCCGTACCGCGCCTTCTGTTCCGCCTTCGTGGCATTGAAGTAGCGGCAGTAGTCGTAGTACGCCTCTTCGAACTTCGGCATGTCGACCTGGTCGATCAGCTCCGCGCACAGCTCGTTGAGGCCGAAGACCGCCGACAGGTGGGAGACGCCGACGACGGCCTTGTCGGCGATCGCGAACTTGCCGGTGTCGAGGTCGTACAGGCCACTGCCCTGCACGAATC
Protein-coding sequences here:
- a CDS encoding DUF4365 domain-containing protein — its product is MALARPERGGLLPERIAPPRGTLATTACMETLQVGYLHAVAAAAGCSLSQPFPDNGIDWHVSHSSPGHAIDDEVTIKVQLKATYQVAPDPPGPSFAFTLDNAHLEKLARTPVSVHKILVVMLVPRSQDDWLRAAHDRLDLRHCCYWMNLAGHPVTGRRRTTVRVPTARIFDDRALCEIMARVGAGGRP
- a CDS encoding 3'-5' exonuclease yields the protein MTCWYEGPLAAFDTETTGVDVENDRIVSAAIVVQDAAGTRPRVSRWLVNPGVPVPPGATEVHGLTDEHLQLNGRWPAPVMEEVGRALAEQAAAGRPLVVMNAPFDLTLLDRELKRHRASSLSLYLATASLCVIDPRVLDKHLDRYRKGRRTLTDLCAHYEVELADAHDAAADAQASLDLVREVGRRFASRLERLSPAELHTLQAVWHAAQARGLQAWFARSGNPETVDPAWPLRPELPAAA
- a CDS encoding SRPBCC family protein; protein product: MDRSRRDWTHYRFRSVWELPAPPGAVYAVLERAEEYPRWWPQVRSVTPLDGSATSGVAVFRSFLPYELHVTAREARRDPAAGTLQIAMTGDLEGWARWTLTPLPGGGTRAVYDQEVEVSKPLMRRFALPGRPVFLANHAWMMRGGRRGLAAHLQPV